A genomic segment from Gossypium hirsutum isolate 1008001.06 chromosome D04, Gossypium_hirsutum_v2.1, whole genome shotgun sequence encodes:
- the LOC107899594 gene encoding probable protein phosphatase 2C 65, with protein MGACCSTQFKYKGRRYEKEGSDEKEDEGHHRDHNINSDDNSANVTRIGHAGAIVRLQGSSSLTSMYTRKGKKGINQDAMIVWENFTGEKNVFFCGVFDGHGPSGHKVARHVCDALPLKLSTMHQPRPSAKKEGDKDSSHKHWEASLIRTFQELDEDLSMEDSLDSYCSGTTAVTIVKQDQHLIISNLGDSRAILGTRDNKNQIIPVQLTVDLKPSLLSESERIQKNGGRVFAMEEEPNVPRVWMPDQDCPGLAMSRAFGDFCLKDHGLISTPQVSYRRLTPKDEFVVLATDGVWDVLSNNEVVQIVASVKRPSIAAKVLVYYAVQAWRTKYPGSKVDDCAVVCLFLKKRPPVSGTLSDISQQTASHVNEVDPKGKKTEEGETVINCDIVVDPKALEEVNRVNGNTIKQRSRLGSLSRDKITTDFGGQTQS; from the exons ATGGGTGCCTGCTGTTCTACGCAATTCAAGTACAAAGGTAGACGGTATGAAAAAGAAGGATCAGATGAAAAAGAGGATGAGGGGCACCATCGAGACCACAACATCAACAGTGATGACAATAGCGCCAATGTTACCAGGATTGGACATGCCGGGGCTATTGTTAGATTGCAAGGCTCCTCCTCCTTGACCTCAATGTACACTCGCAAGGGCAAGAAGGGGATCAACCAGGACGCTATGATCGTTTGGGAG AACTTTACGGGGGAAAAGAATGTCTTCTTCTGCGGTGTATTTGACGGTCACGGTCCATCGGGTCACAAGGTTGCACGCCACGTATGCGATGCCTTGCCGTTGAAACTTTCGACAATGCATCAGCCTCGGCCCAGCGCTAAGAAGGAGGGCGACAAGGACAGTAGTCACAAGCATTGGGAGGCAAGTTTGATTAGAACTTTCCAAGAATTGGATGAAGATCTTAGCATGGAAGATTCCCTTGATAGTTACTGCAGTGGCACCACGGCCGTAACCATTGTTAAGCAG GACCAACACTTGATCATCTCGAACTTGGGGGATTCTCGAGCGATTCTTGGTACCAGGGACAACAAAAACCAAATTATTCCGGTCCAACTCACAGTCGATTTGAAACCTAGTTTACTGAGTGAATCGGAAAGAATCCAGAAGAACGGTGGCAGAGTATTCGCAATGGAAGAAGAACCGAATGTACCGAGAGTGTGGATGCCCGACCAAGATTGCCCCGGTCTAGCTATGTCGAGAGCTTTCGGGGATTTCTGCCTCAAGGATCATGGACTTATCTCTACACCTCAAGTTTCTTATAGAAGGCTTACTCCCAAAGATGAATTTGTAGTGTTGGCAACTGATGGG GTGTGGGATGTGCTTTCAAACAACGAGGTGGTACAAATAGTAGCCTCAGTAAAGAGACCATCTATAGCAGCAAAAGTATTGGTTTATTATGCAGTTCAAGCATGGAGAACCAAGTACCCGGGTTCTAAGGTCGACGACTGCGCGGTTGTTTGCTTGTTCCTCAAGAAACGACCTCCGGTATCGGGAACGTTGTCAGATATAAGCCAGCAGACCGCAAGTCACGTCAATGAGGTGGATCCTAAAGGCAAGAAAACGGAAGAAGGGGAGACTGTGATTAATTGTGACATAGTGGTGGATCCAAAGGCGCTTGAAGAAGTAAATAGAGTAAATGGGAACACCATCAAGCAGCGTTCTCGGCTTGGCAGTTTGAGTAGGGACAAAATAACTACGGATTTTGGTGGACAAACCCAAAGTTAA
- the LOC107899595 gene encoding uncharacterized protein, with protein sequence MEPATGKSSLFRNILARALIFGVLIMVFRFAYVVSITGESCTLSSFCFFSLRQNLNFIVPGASVSAIVGNDAVSRSDPRRDLYTSKEWIRAVHFYSSVFQDLISEGLLSPHSKSLCVETPLGQEVFALKEIGVENSIGIFKKAAKPLVVKGEGHQIPFDDNSFDFIFSGGARLDTSARPADFASEIARTLKPEGFVVVHVKANDTYSFNSLLDLFSSFNLVKTIDMAGFDSLMPYIREIVLRKDTVIRNHGGGKIPDGISGNKCSVPGHKRELVQKAEPLIEEEPLKPWITLKRNINNVKYLPSMVDISFKNRYVYVDVGARSYGSSIGSWFRKQYPKQNKTFHVYAIEADKTFHQQYESKKKTVTLLPYAAWVKNETLRFEINRDPGQEEVDELKDKGRGMGRIQPVKSSGGEVDEIQGFDFAEWLKNTVTESDFVVMKMDVEGTEFDLIPRLFKTGAICLIDEIFLECHYNRWQRCCPGQRSAKYEKTYGQCLQLFTSLRESGVLVHQWW encoded by the coding sequence ATGGAACCTGCTACAGGGAAGTCGAGTCTTTTCAGGAATATTCTGGCGCGTGCTCTTATTTTCGGTGTTCTTATCATGGTCTTCCGATTTGCTTACGTGGTCAGCATCACCGGCGAATCTTGCACTCTCAGTAGCTTCTGCTTCTTCTCCTTGCGGCAGAATCTCAACTTCATCGTCCCCGGTGCCAGTGTCTCCGCCATCGTCGGGAACGACGCCGTTTCTCGCTCCGATCCTCGCCGTGACCTCTACACCAGTAAGGAGTGGATCAGGGCCGTCCATTTCTACTCTTCCGTTTTCCAAGATCTGATATCCGAGGGTTTGCTCTCGCCTCACTCCAAGTCTCTCTGCGTGGAGACTCCCTTGGGACAGGAAGTGTTCGCGTTGAAAGAGATCGGTGTGGAGAACTCCATCGGTATTTTCAAGAAAGCGGCCAAGCCTTTGGTGGTTAAAGGTGAGGGGCATCAGATACCGTTCGATGATAATTCTTTTGACTTCATATTCTCCGGCGGAGCTCGCCTCGACACATCTGCTCGCCCGGCGGATTTCGCGTCGGAAATAGCTCGGACCCTGAAACCCGAAGGGTTTGTGGTGGTCCACGTCAAGGCTAATGATACATACAGTTTCAACTCATTACTTGATTTGTTCAGTTCTTTCAATTTAGTTAAAACGATCGACATGGCTGGTTTCGATTCATTAATGCCTTATATTAGAGAGATTGTGTTGAGAAAAGATACTGTAATTCGTAACCATGGGGGTGGAAAGATTCCCGATGGTATTTCTGGTAATAAGTGCTCGGTTCCGGGGCACAAACGGGAATTGGTCCAAAAAGCAGAGCCGCTAATTGAGGAAGAGCCATTGAAGCCATGGATTACCTTGAAAAGGAATATAAACAACGTGAAGTATTTGCCATCAATGGTTGATATAAGTTTCAAGAACCGATACGTGTATGTTGATGTTGGGGCTAGGAGTTACGGTTCTAGTATTGGAAGCTGGTTCAGGAAACAGTACCCCAAACAGAACAAGACCTTTCATGTATATGCCATCGAGGCCGATAAGACTTTCCATCAGCAGTATGAATCGAAGAAGAAGACGGTCACGCTGTTGCCGTATGCAGCATGGGTTAAGAACGAGACACTGCGATTCGAGATTAACCGCGATCCCGGCCAAGAAGAAGTGGATGAGCTTAAAGATAAAGGCAGAGGGATGGGCAGAATCCAACCGGTGAAATCAAGCGGAGGGGAGGTGGACGAGATCCAAGGGTTCGATTTCGCGGAGTGGTTGAAAAACACTGTGACAGAGAGCGATTTCGTGGTGATGAAGATGGATGTGGAAGGAACTGAATTCGATTTGATTCCGAGGCTTTTCAAAACAGGGGCAATCTGTTTGATCGATGAGATATTCCTCGAATGCCATTACAATAGGTGGCAGAGGTGTTGTCCTGGTCAAAGGAGTGCTAAATATGAGAAGACATACGGCCAATGCTTGCAACTCTTTACTTCACTCCGTGAAAGCGGGGTTCTTGTCCATCAATGGTGGTGA